One Rhizoctonia solani chromosome 2, complete sequence DNA segment encodes these proteins:
- a CDS encoding short chain dehydrogenase: MPYSQSTHNPPVASFLSMLSSSRMHADNFLIPFYSKMEMPIADLSGKLVIITGSNSGIGLETARAFAGMGARVILACRNEARVEEAKKQIIQSTGNLKVEVELLDCGSFASVHILVNNAGGNTAALTLTEDGYEQTYQTNHLSHVLLTHSLLNAGCIAPNGRIISVSSVGYYSSDPLNKNNIDNHDILTKFDNKTGTKLPLADMMQLYFRSKAAQAVWSMALQRRLSEIEGWKGITVHSCHPGTVKTAIWSQPNGAGAMTDMASSLFKLAARTLGISSEEGAVTSVWLAVAPEPASPGMEGLFWDRMQWKWVKPWSLDVTLQDGLWDVWCKETGAPLY; encoded by the exons ATGCCTTACTCTCAGTCTACACACAACCCCCCAGTTGCCTCTTTCCTTTCCATGCTTAGCTCAAGCCGAATGCACGCTGACAATTTTCTTATCCCATTCTACTCGAAAATGGAAATGCCTATTGCCGATTTATCCGGTAAACTCGTTATCATTACCGGCTCCAATTCTGGGATTGGTCTGGAGACCGCTCGTGCATTCGCGGGAATGGGCGCTCGAGTTATTCTAGCATGCCGTAATGAGGCAAGGGTAGAAGAGGCAAAGAAGCAGATTATCCAAAGTACTGGTAACCTGAAGGTCGAGGTCGAGCTTCTTGATTGCGGAAGCTTCGCGAGCGTCC ATATTCTCGTAAATAACGCTG GAGGGAACACAGCAGCGCTAACTCTCACGGAAGATGGCTACGAGCAAACCTACCAAACCAATCACCTATCCCACGTTCTTCTCACCCACAGCCTACTCAACGCAGGATGCATTGCTCCCAATGGACGCATCATATCTGTCTCTTCCGTTGGATATTACTCGAGCGATCCACTTAATAAAAACAACATCGATAATCATGACATCCTGACCAAGTTTGACAACAAGACGGGGACCAAGCTACCACTAGCTGACATGATGCAGCTGTATTTCCGGTCCAAGGCAGCACAGGCTGTATGGTCCATGGCGTTGCAGCGTCGACTTTCGGAGATTGAGGGATGGAAAGGCATTACGGTACATTCATGCCACCCAG GTACGGTCAAAACCGCGATATGGTCCCAACCTAACGGTGCTGGAGCAATGACCGACATGGCCTCGAGTTTGTTTAAGCTTGCGGCGAGAACACTGGGCATATCGAGCGAGGAAGGGGCTGTGACCAGTGTATGGCTAGCAGTTGCACCTGAACCGGCCAGTCCTGGGATGGAAGGTCTGTTTTGGGATCGTATGCAGTGGAAATGGGTCAAGCCTTGGAGTCTCGATGTCACCCTCCAGGATGGGTTGTGGGATGTCTGGTGCAAAGAAACGGGTGCACCGCTTTATTGA